The following DNA comes from Rhodohalobacter mucosus.
TTTATTATAATGACGGCTCCTGAAAAAGAGAATAAAAATAAACGGATAGAATTACATTGTGACAAATACCATTGAGGTACATAACGTAACCAAGGCGTTTGGTGAGACAAAAGCGGTTGATGACGTCAGTTTTAATATTGAAAAGGGAAAGATTTTCGGTCTCCTGGGGCCCAACGGTGCGGGTAAAACCACTACCATCCGAATGATCAACTATATCATTCTGCCTGACGATGGTAAAGTGCTGATCAATGGAATTAAAGCGGGCCCCCAAACACAAAAAATGATTGGGTATATGCCCGAGGAGCGCGGGCTTTACAAGAAAATGAAAGTTGGCGAACAGCTGCTTTACCTGGCTCAGCTGAAAGGATTAAGTGCATCGGATGCCAGGGAAAAAATCCGATACTGGCTCAAAAGATTTAATGCCTACGACTGGCATTCAAAAGTTGTAGGTGAACTTTCTAAAGGAATGAGTCAGAAAATTCAATTCATTTCTACGATCGTTCATGACCCGGAAATTTATATTTTTGATGAACCCTTCAGCGGTCTTGACCCCATAAACAGTGAACTGCTGAAAGAAATCATCATTGAGTTGAAGGAAAAGGGAAATACCATTCTTTTTTCCACACACCGCATGGAACAGGTGGAACAGATGTGCGATGATATTTGCCTGTTCAACAACGGTAAAGTAGTTCTGACCGGTAACCTGAGAAATATTAAAAAAGAGTTCGGGAAAAATACCGTCCTTATTGAATTTCAGGGCGACGGTTCATTCCTGGACCGGCTTGAAAATGTCAGAATCAATAACAGGTCAACCAACTTTGCTGAAGTTCGTATTCTGGACGGCCTGAACTCACAAACGATTCTCAAAAAAGCGATGGAAGCCGCTGAAATTCACAAATTTCAGCTTGTGGAACCATCGCTCAATGAAATATTTATATCGGTTGTTGGTGAAGACAATATTAAGAAGCAACATGAAGAGGAGCTCAGGGCATGAATTGGAGTCAGACGTTTTTAGTAAGTAAACGGGAATACCTTACGCGTGTAAAGAGCAAAGGATTTATCTGGGCTACCATTCTGGTGCCCGTAGGTTTTGCCCTGCTGATTGCCGTGGGAATATTTATTGCAGTGTGGGACACGGATATAGACTACTCAATCGGTATCAGTGATGAGTCGGGCCGCGTAATTAGCGACCTGCAGGAATCGAATGGTGATGAATATACCGATATCACCGACATTCCCGTTGATACGGTCCGTGCCATGGTACAGCGTGAAGAGCTTACCGGTTACGTGCTGGTAACCAACGAAAACATTGAAGGAGATAGGCCGCTTGAACTGATCTACAGCGGAAGCGGCGGGCTTCAGCTTCTCACTACGGTTCGCAGCGACCTTCGGGAGTCCATACGGCAGGAACGTCTACGCAGAGCTGAAGTCAGTGATGATATACGGAATATATTTGAATCACGGATTGCCCTGGAATCTCGACGGCTGACCCGGGAGGGTGAAGAGAGCGAAGACGACACCGAGATATTATCAATGGTCGGTTTCTTTATGGGTATTATCATCTTTGGCGCCATTTTCGGCTATGGCGGATATATTATGCGGGGGGTTATTGAAGAGAAAACCAATCGTATTATTGAGGTCATTACTTCCTCTGTGAGGCCCATTGAACTTCTTACCGGTAAAATGGCAGGTGTTGGCGCTATCGCCATTACACAGTTTGGGATCTGGATACTCGCAATGAGCGGCCTGTCTGCCCTGGCAGGTCCGGTAGCGGCATCAATGATGCCCTCTGCACCTGCAGCAGCCTCTGAACTGCCCGATGAGCTGAATGGCACGGCCAACGCAGAGCTTCCTGCATTTCTTGATTTGCCAACGATTGAAACCTCGCTTATCATCTATTTTGTTCTCTTTTTCCTGCTTGGATACCTTCTTTACAGTTCACTGTTTGCCGCCATCGGTTCAGCTGCAGATTCTGAAACCGATACGCAACAGCTGATGCTTCCCATTACGGTACCCATTATGATAGCCTATCTGATCCTGTTCCATGCAATGAGAAGCCCGGATAGTGCACTTTCAGTAGTCGGTTCCATGATTCCTTTTTTCTCACCCATTGTAATGGTAACCAGGATAGCTATTACCGAAGTACCTTTCTGGCAACCTCTTACAGCCATTTTGCTTATGGCCGTTACCTTTGTAGGTACGATGTGGCTGAGTGCCAGAATTTATAAGGTGGGCATTCTCAGTTATGGAAAATCTGCCAGTTTTAAAGATCTCGCAAAATGGATTAAGCAGTAGCTGCTAGAAATCTGAATCATAATCATTGTTCACCTGACCCCGGTACGGAGCTCTGCAGCTTTCTGCGAACCCTCTCATCATACTCTTCGGGCAGCCGACGGTCAAGAAGATCCCTAGCGGCTTCACTGGGTAACAGCTTCAGTGCCTCCTGCGAATGGTATCGTATACGGGGATCTCTGTCAAAAAGAAGGCGTTGCAGACGAGCCTGCCATCTATCTCCGGATGAATCGTACTGCAGTATCAGGTCAAGTACACCTTTACGGATTTCATATGGAAAATTATCAGAGAGGAACGTTTCAGCAAACCGGACAGCTGACTCCTGCTCCCCTTTATCAGCGAGCAATCTGAGCATATAAGGCACATCATTCAGTGCCAGGTCATCCGTAATGGAGCGTTCCAAAATGTTCAGGAATACATCGGGCTCAGTGGTCTCATACAGTGACCGCGTTGCAGCCCTTCTAACACTGCTTGTCTCACTTTGGTAAAGTGTTGACCTGAGCCTGGATATAACCTGTTCATCTCCCGTGAAAAGTGAAAGACCGTCAATCGCTGCAGCGCGAACGGAGTCCGGATTACCTGAATCCAGGAAGCGCAAAAAAAGTTGTTGTGTACCGGCAGCGCCATTGGTAACAGTTGAAAATGATCGAAGTATCTGAGCCACGACAGCGGCATTCTCTTCACGCTGCAACAGATCGGTAAGGGCCAGCTGCAGATCCGGATTATCAGCATACTCTGCCAGTTTTGCAGCAGCTTCCACCCTGAAAGAAGGCTCATTGGAACTGCGCAACTGATAAAGCCAGAACGAAAAG
Coding sequences within:
- a CDS encoding ABC transporter ATP-binding protein, which translates into the protein MTNTIEVHNVTKAFGETKAVDDVSFNIEKGKIFGLLGPNGAGKTTTIRMINYIILPDDGKVLINGIKAGPQTQKMIGYMPEERGLYKKMKVGEQLLYLAQLKGLSASDAREKIRYWLKRFNAYDWHSKVVGELSKGMSQKIQFISTIVHDPEIYIFDEPFSGLDPINSELLKEIIIELKEKGNTILFSTHRMEQVEQMCDDICLFNNGKVVLTGNLRNIKKEFGKNTVLIEFQGDGSFLDRLENVRINNRSTNFAEVRILDGLNSQTILKKAMEAAEIHKFQLVEPSLNEIFISVVGEDNIKKQHEEELRA
- a CDS encoding ABC transporter permease; amino-acid sequence: MNWSQTFLVSKREYLTRVKSKGFIWATILVPVGFALLIAVGIFIAVWDTDIDYSIGISDESGRVISDLQESNGDEYTDITDIPVDTVRAMVQREELTGYVLVTNENIEGDRPLELIYSGSGGLQLLTTVRSDLRESIRQERLRRAEVSDDIRNIFESRIALESRRLTREGEESEDDTEILSMVGFFMGIIIFGAIFGYGGYIMRGVIEEKTNRIIEVITSSVRPIELLTGKMAGVGAIAITQFGIWILAMSGLSALAGPVAASMMPSAPAAASELPDELNGTANAELPAFLDLPTIETSLIIYFVLFFLLGYLLYSSLFAAIGSAADSETDTQQLMLPITVPIMIAYLILFHAMRSPDSALSVVGSMIPFFSPIVMVTRIAITEVPFWQPLTAILLMAVTFVGTMWLSARIYKVGILSYGKSASFKDLAKWIKQ